The Panthera leo isolate Ple1 chromosome C2, P.leo_Ple1_pat1.1, whole genome shotgun sequence genome window below encodes:
- the B3GNT5 gene encoding lactosylceramide 1,3-N-acetyl-beta-D-glucosaminyltransferase, translating to MFVSGRRVKKWQFVQLFATCFILSLMFFWGPIDNHIVSHMKSYSYRYLINSYDFVNDSLSLKHSTDGAAHYQYLINHKEKCRTQDILLLLFVKTAPENYDRRSAIRKTWGNEKYVQSQLNANIKTLFALGTPSNPLTREELQRKLVWEDQMYSDIIQQDFADSFYNLTLKLLLQFSWANSFCPHAKFLMTADDDIFIHMPNLIEYLQSLEKIGVQDFWIGRVHRGAPPVRDKRSKYYVPYEMYQWPAYPDYTAGAAYVISSDVAAKVHEASQTLKSSLYIDDVFMGICANKMGIVPQHHVFFSGEGKTPYHPCIYDKMMTSHGHVQDLQDLWKHATDPKVKMISKGFFGQIYCRIIKIVLLCKLTYVDTYPCRAAFV from the coding sequence ATGTTTGTTAGTGGCAGAAGAGTAAAAAAATGGCAGTTTGTTCAGTTATTTGCCACTTGTTTTATACTAAGCCTCATGTTTTTTTGGGGACCAATTGATAATCACATTGTGAGCCATATGAAGTCCTACTCTTACAGATACCTCATAAATAGCTATGACTTTGTGAATGACAGCCTGTCTCTTAAACACAGCACAGACGGGGCTGCTCACTACCAGTACTTGATTAACCACAAGGAGAAGTGTCGAACACAAGACATCCTCCTTTTACTGTTTGTAAAGACTGCTCCTGAAAACTATGATCGACGTTCTGCAATTAGAAAAACATGGGGCAATGAGAAGTATGTTCAGTCTCAACTTAATGCCAACATCAAAACTTTGTTTGCTTTAGGAACACCTTCTAACCCACTGACAAGAGAAGAACTGCAAAGAAAACTGGTTTGGGAAGATCAAATGTACAGTGATATAATTCAGCAAGACTTTGCTGATTCTTTCTATAACCTTACTCTTAAGTTACTTCTGCAGTTCAGTTGGGCAAATAGCTTCTGTCCACATGCCAAATTCCTTATGACTGCTGATGATGACATATTTATTCATATGCCGAATCTTATTGAATACCTTCAAAGTTTAGAAAAAATTGGTGTTCAGGACTTTTGGATTGGTCGGGTTCACCGTGGTGCTCCTCCCGTTAGAGACAAACGCAGCAAGTACTATGTCCCCTATGAAATGTACCAGTGGCCGGCTTACCCTGACTATACTGCTGGAGCTGCCTATGTGATCTCCAGTGATGTAGCCGCCAAAGTCCATGAGGCATCACAGACACTTAAGTCCAGTCTTTACATAGACGATGTGTTCATGGGCATCTGTGCCAATAAAATGGGGATTGTACCACAACACCATGTGTTTTTCTCTGGGGAAGGTAAAACTCCTTATCATCCCTGCATCTACGATAAAATGATGACATCTCATGGACACGTACAAGACCTTCAGGACCTTTGGAAGCATGCTACAGATCCTAaagtaaaaatgatttcaaaaggtTTTTTTGGTCAAATATATTGCAGGATAATTAAGATAGTTCTCCTTTGCAAATTGACCTATGTGGACACATATCCTTGCAGGGCTGCCTTCGTCTAA